A section of the Paenibacillus yonginensis genome encodes:
- a CDS encoding UDP-N-acetylmuramoyl-L-alanyl-D-glutamate--2,6-diaminopimelate ligase, which yields MQLKDLAACLAGSVIIGDGSSSCQNIQIDSRKVVSGDLFICLPGHTVDGHDFAAQAEAKGAAALVVERHLPGSRLPQLLVKDARLAMAVLANVYFHFPSRKLKVIGITGTNGKTTTTYLLDSILEHAGKKTGLIGTIQRKVNGEAYPMSGTTPEALDLQSYLHEMVESKTDYCVMEVSSHALEQGRVKGTEFRTAIFTNLTQDHLDYHKTMEDYRAAKGLFFSRLGNGYAEQEADRKYAVLNADDEASAYFAKQTAAEVLTYGVEKKADVQAFQIKVTARGTEFHVQSFAGAADITLQMVGKFNVYNALAAITAALLEGIPLETIKASLETVKGVDGRVEAVVEGQPYAVIVDYAHTPDGLENVLKTIKDFAEGRIITVFGCGGDRDKTKRPLMGGIAAKYSNYVVVTSDNPRTENPQQILMDIEAGLKDPQTATTQYELIEDRREAIHKAIEMASPGDVVLIAGKGHETYQLIGGQVHDFDDRIVAKEAIRGLTK from the coding sequence ATGCAGCTAAAAGATCTTGCGGCCTGTCTGGCCGGTTCGGTAATTATCGGTGACGGGAGCTCCTCCTGCCAAAATATTCAGATTGATTCCCGGAAAGTTGTTTCCGGGGATCTGTTTATTTGTTTGCCGGGACACACCGTGGATGGACATGACTTTGCCGCCCAGGCAGAAGCTAAGGGAGCAGCGGCGCTTGTTGTCGAGCGGCATTTGCCGGGCAGCCGGCTGCCGCAGCTGCTGGTGAAGGATGCCCGTCTGGCCATGGCCGTGCTGGCCAATGTGTATTTTCATTTTCCAAGCCGGAAATTAAAGGTTATTGGCATCACAGGCACCAACGGGAAGACCACGACGACGTATCTTCTCGACAGCATTCTGGAGCATGCCGGCAAAAAGACGGGCCTGATCGGCACGATTCAGCGCAAGGTGAACGGCGAGGCTTATCCGATGTCCGGAACGACGCCGGAGGCTCTTGATCTGCAAAGTTACCTGCACGAAATGGTGGAGAGCAAAACCGATTATTGCGTCATGGAGGTCTCTTCCCATGCGTTGGAGCAGGGCCGTGTAAAGGGAACCGAATTCCGTACGGCGATTTTCACTAATTTGACTCAGGACCATTTGGACTACCACAAGACGATGGAGGACTACCGGGCAGCCAAGGGGCTGTTTTTCTCCCGGCTGGGCAACGGTTATGCCGAACAGGAGGCGGACCGCAAATATGCCGTCTTGAATGCGGATGATGAAGCGTCCGCTTATTTTGCCAAACAGACAGCCGCAGAAGTTCTTACATACGGAGTGGAAAAGAAGGCCGATGTGCAGGCTTTTCAAATCAAGGTAACAGCGCGTGGCACGGAGTTCCATGTTCAGTCCTTCGCCGGAGCAGCGGATATTACCCTGCAGATGGTAGGGAAATTTAACGTCTATAATGCGCTTGCGGCAATCACGGCCGCCTTGCTCGAGGGAATACCGCTGGAGACGATCAAGGCAAGCCTCGAAACGGTCAAGGGGGTTGACGGCAGGGTAGAGGCGGTGGTTGAAGGCCAGCCCTATGCGGTTATCGTAGATTATGCCCATACGCCGGATGGACTGGAGAACGTGCTCAAGACGATCAAGGATTTTGCGGAAGGCAGGATCATCACCGTGTTTGGCTGCGGCGGCGACCGAGACAAGACAAAACGTCCGCTTATGGGCGGAATTGCCGCGAAATACAGCAACTATGTGGTCGTAACCTCCGATAATCCGCGGACGGAGAATCCGCAGCAGATTCTGATGGACATTGAAGCGGGGCTTAAAGACCCTCAAACGGCCACAACGCAATATGAGCTGATCGAAGACCGGCGTGAAGCCATTCACAAAGCTATTGAAATGGCAAGCCCCGGAGATGTAGTATTGATTGCGGGAAAAGGCCATGAAACCTACCAACTTATCGGCGGCCAGGTTCATGATTTCGACGATCGTATCGTTGCCAAAGAAGCTATAAGGGGTTTGACAAAGTGA
- a CDS encoding stage V sporulation protein D, which translates to MKISGLTIRKRLLWLLLILCFMFAALIVRLGYVQLVKGEELSAKAEDNWRRNILFAPKRGEITDRNGTALAYNITTPTILAIPVQIKDKPGTARKLAPLLDMTEEQVLKLISKKQSSVYLKPGGRKITMEKAQQIRDLALPGIVVAEDNKRYYPYGGLAAHILGFTGIDNQGLTGVEKKYDSQLNGIPGSISFLSDAAGRLMPGSDEKYAEPKDGLTLQLTIDKSIQSIMERELDKAMTDLNADGAWSIAMNPKNGEILGMASRPGYEPGSYQDYSSEVYNRNLPIWMTYEPGSTFKIITLAAALEEKKVDLLNDRFFDPGYVKVGGATLRCWKKGGHGSQTFLQVVENSCNPGFVALGQKLGKDTLFKYIKDFGFGSKTGIDLGGEENGILFKPSQVGPVELATTAFGQGVSVTPIQQVAAVSAAINGGNLYKPHVAKAWINPDTGQTVQEEQPELVRRVISEGTSAQIRSALESVVANGTGGNAFIDGYRVGGKTGTAQKVVNGRYSANEHIVSFIGFAPADDPQIIVYTAVDNPQGIQFGGVVAAPIVKNILKSSLEYMGVKPRTDQLSKKYKYGETPTVTVPDLVGQSVEDIYEDMNSNFMLARSGSGNYVISQAPKAGARVQKGSTIRIYMGSEKEADSAVEEQEKNNKSGS; encoded by the coding sequence ATGAAGATTTCCGGTTTAACCATCCGCAAACGTTTGTTATGGCTGCTGCTGATTTTATGTTTTATGTTTGCGGCGCTGATCGTCAGGCTGGGGTATGTTCAGCTCGTCAAAGGTGAAGAGCTGTCGGCCAAAGCGGAGGACAATTGGCGGAGGAACATCCTCTTTGCGCCCAAACGTGGAGAGATTACGGACCGCAATGGCACGGCCCTTGCTTACAACATAACCACTCCGACTATTTTGGCTATTCCGGTTCAAATTAAAGACAAGCCGGGCACGGCCCGCAAGCTGGCCCCTCTCCTGGATATGACGGAGGAGCAGGTGCTTAAGCTGATTTCCAAAAAGCAATCCTCTGTGTACCTCAAGCCCGGCGGACGCAAAATTACGATGGAGAAGGCGCAGCAAATTCGTGATTTGGCGCTGCCGGGCATTGTTGTTGCCGAAGACAACAAAAGGTATTATCCTTATGGTGGACTTGCGGCTCATATCCTCGGGTTTACGGGGATCGACAATCAGGGGTTAACCGGTGTCGAGAAGAAATATGATTCTCAGCTGAACGGCATTCCCGGCAGCATCTCGTTTCTGTCGGATGCGGCGGGCAGACTGATGCCTGGCTCGGACGAAAAATATGCAGAGCCGAAAGACGGCTTGACGCTGCAGCTTACAATCGACAAATCGATCCAAAGCATTATGGAGCGCGAGCTGGATAAGGCCATGACCGATTTGAATGCCGACGGTGCCTGGTCGATTGCGATGAATCCGAAGAACGGGGAAATTCTCGGCATGGCCTCCAGGCCGGGGTATGAACCTGGATCCTATCAGGACTATTCTTCGGAGGTCTACAACCGGAACCTGCCGATCTGGATGACCTACGAGCCGGGCTCCACATTCAAAATTATCACGCTGGCCGCGGCTTTGGAGGAGAAGAAGGTCGATCTGCTGAACGATCGTTTCTTTGATCCCGGGTATGTCAAGGTTGGAGGAGCAACGCTTCGCTGCTGGAAAAAAGGCGGGCACGGCAGCCAAACCTTCCTGCAGGTGGTGGAGAATTCCTGCAACCCGGGGTTTGTTGCACTCGGTCAGAAACTTGGCAAAGACACGCTTTTCAAGTATATTAAGGACTTCGGCTTCGGCAGCAAAACGGGTATTGACCTTGGCGGTGAAGAGAACGGCATATTGTTCAAGCCTTCACAGGTCGGGCCGGTCGAACTGGCCACAACAGCTTTTGGCCAAGGCGTCTCCGTAACCCCGATCCAGCAGGTGGCGGCCGTATCGGCGGCTATTAACGGCGGCAATTTGTATAAGCCGCATGTTGCGAAGGCCTGGATTAATCCGGATACCGGCCAAACGGTGCAGGAGGAGCAGCCTGAGCTGGTGCGCAGGGTCATTTCCGAAGGGACCTCCGCCCAGATCCGATCAGCGCTCGAAAGCGTCGTAGCTAACGGTACCGGAGGCAACGCCTTTATTGACGGATACCGGGTAGGCGGCAAAACGGGGACAGCGCAGAAGGTCGTGAACGGACGTTATTCGGCGAACGAACATATTGTATCGTTTATCGGCTTCGCACCGGCAGACGACCCGCAAATTATCGTTTACACTGCTGTGGATAATCCGCAAGGCATTCAGTTCGGGGGCGTGGTCGCGGCGCCGATCGTCAAAAACATTTTGAAAAGTTCCCTCGAATATATGGGCGTCAAACCTAGAACCGATCAGCTCAGCAAGAAATACAAATACGGAGAAACGCCAACCGTTACGGTGCCGGATTTGGTGGGGCAATCGGTTGAAGATATATACGAGGATATGAATTCGAACTTTATGCTGGCGAGATCCGGTTCCGGCAACTACGTGATCAGTCAGGCTCCTAAGGCCGGAGCGCGCGTGCAAAAGGGTTCTACCATCCGGATTTATATGGGCAGCGAGAAAGAAGCCGATTCTGCAGTAGAAGAGCAGGAGAAGAACAACAAAAGCGGCAGTTAA